A window of Silurus meridionalis isolate SWU-2019-XX chromosome 28, ASM1480568v1, whole genome shotgun sequence contains these coding sequences:
- the LOC124381174 gene encoding free fatty acid receptor 4-like, producing MEPTSHLHVQNFSYFSYFSELQHSFWFVPIIETMVLLVLFMISAVGNFGALILVTQERRLANNTILTTNLFLADLLFISTVPFIISVRWTKVWKLGSAACHLILYFISVSGLVTITTLAAISIERLLAILKMEATPSLNHRWKNGVLLLIWCFSAVAMLPLSLFSRVIPVISPQQEELHICALVWPHVKGEIMWYAVFLALGFLVPGSSIVISYTKILQINRRSKRRLHSTALRQRARCVSKQDYRLFRTLLVLMLSFFIMWSPIFIFTLLILIHNFQVHLPITSSMFVWVLTFTMANSALNPVLYSLCQLKRKWLKLCCSTPITPGQKTATQY from the exons ATGGAACCTACATCCCATCTCCATGTGCAGAACTTCTCCTATTTCTCCTACTTCTCTGAGCTCCAGCATTCGTTCTGGTTTGTGCCAATAATCGAGACCATGGTTCTACTGGTCCTCTTTATGATCTCGGCAGTTGGCAACTTTGGCGCACTTATACTGGTCACCCAGGAGAGGCGACTAGCTAACAACACCATCTTAACCACGAACCTTTTCCTGGCTGACCTTTTGTTCATCAGCACCGTTCCTTTCATCATTTCTGTCAGGTGGACCAAGGTGTGGAAGCTGGGCTCTGCTGCCTGCCACTTGATCTTGTACTTTATCAGCGTGAGTGGCCTCGTTACCATCACCACGCTGGCTGCAATCAGTATCGAGAGACTGCTTGCAATCTTGAAGATGGAGGCCACACCCAGCCTAAATCACAGATGGAAAAACGGAGTGCTGCTTCTTATCTGGTGCTTTTCCGCTGTTGCAATGTTACCTCTGTCACTGTTCTCCCGGGTGATACCGGTCATCTCCCCTCAACAG GAAGAACTGCATATATGTGCTCTTGTGTGGCCTCATGTAAAAGGTGAGATCATGTGGTACGCTGTCTTCCTTGCGTTAGGCTTCCTGGTACCTGGTTCTAGCATTGTAATCAGTTACACCAAAATCTTACAG ATCAACCGGCGTTCCAAAAGGAGACTCCACTCGACTGCATTGCGACAACGAGCACGTTGCGTATCTAAACAGGACTACAGACTTTTCCGCACACTCCTCGTTCTCATGTTGTCCTTCTTCATCATGTGGAGTCCCATCTTTATCTTCACTTTGCTCATTCTCATTCACAACTTCCAAGTCCATCTTCCCATAAcctcctccatgtttgtttGGGTACTGACCTTCACCATGGCTAACTCAGCCCTTAACCCGGTGCTCTACAGCCTCTGCCAGCTAAAGCGTAAATGGTTGAAGCTTTGCTGTTCCACACCGATCACACCAGGTCAAAAAACTGCTACTCAGTATTGA